In Aedes albopictus strain Foshan chromosome 3, AalbF5, whole genome shotgun sequence, the genomic window AGTAGCTATGCATTTCCCAAACCAACGGCAGCGAAATGTGCAAGTCATATTTGCTGTGACTATGAGTCAACATTGTAGATGTTGTCGCTCTTCAGGCGAATCAAAGTTcaaacacaaaatttcatatgaGCAATGCCCTCACACATAGCGTACATTGAATTGCCCATAAGATGACCATTACAAATTGTGAATCTCTACTAGTCCCACAAGGTATTCGTTTGGTGATAAGATTTGCTTGTTGACGAATACCGTGTATCTCCATATAGAAAATACGTAATTCCAAGTGCGTATAATATACACAAGCTACACACACTGCATTGATCGATAGTTACCATCAACTCATGGGATTTATGCTGAAACTGCATGACTATCATTAATTCTCAAGGCTACAATAATTTACTGCATGAAATTGATAACGATATCACACACGACACAATACGTATCATCATAAAAACACATGCTGTTTCGCACAGTAAATATTAACCATTAGAATCGATTTTTCGACCCGCCGGTATTCCTCAGTACTGCGCATACCGGTACAACTTCGCAGAGATGGCCACGGAATCGACATCGGATTACAAGAGTGCCTCCTCGGTGTACGACTTCACCGTTAAGGACGGCCAGGGTGAAGATGTCAGCTTGGACAAGTATCGCGGAAAGGTGCTGCTGATCGTCAACATCGCTTCCAAGTGCGGTTTGACAAAGGGGAATTATGCAGAGCTCACGGAGTTATCGCAAAAGTACGCAGACAAAGGTAATGATGAAAGACGAATCGATTAGCACGTTGAGCAGATATACAAAATTCTATCTTATCTTTTAGATTTCAAAATCTTGTCCTTCCCGTGCAACCAGTTCGGGTCACAAATGCCTGAAAAAGATGGAGAGGAAATGGTTTGTCATCTGCGAGACGCCAAGGCTGAGGTGGGCGACGTTTTCGCTCGGGTAAGTAGATTTCTGAAAGTAGTCCCTGTTGTAGTGCGGGATGAGAATGGGTTGAAAGCGCACATCGTCAGTTTCCTGCAATGGGGGCACAACtaaaaaaattgtcattttttagATTTCGATGGCAAATGATGTAAACTTTTATCtaacaaagacccgttccgaaattcgttgagtaACGCGAGATTTTAGCAATTTTACCAATTTTCTGCAATAAAGGCAAAACTCAAAATCGGTCAAATTTTCCAATAGTCGATCAAAAATGGTAATCAAAAATTCATTAAACAAATAGTTTTTCAGTCTCTTTCCAAGATACAACCAACGAAATTCGTTCACTTTTGTCATTTCGAGTGAAATAAGTGAACTTCTAGGAGATGCTTCAATATTCCCAATTTTCAAACGTTTATTCTGACAATTCacatttttgagttgtgcccctattgcaagaATCCGACAATATCGATGGACTCATACGAGGGGACACAACGTAATAAATGGTTAGGGTAAATTGGGGCAATCTGGTCACCTTAAGCAAAAGTCGAGTGTGTGAAGATGTATCAAACAACGTTGAATCTCTCGCACATCGTATGGCCAGAATGATTCTGATCATACTACACTAGTTGCATAAAAATGTCATAGTCCAATCGTCTTTATATGCCAAAAATGATTTTCGtaaaaaaagtgttgtttttgcgTCGATTTTGAACCGTCGGGGTAGAGCAGCCTATTTTCAATGATgaattttattcttcaatcacttaaccaaaTTTACAGCTCTATCGTCCTCTAGGGCACTGCgtcagcgattccaattggaagctgtacttacactttgtacagcgcctaaatgtattcttatctaattgtactatatcgaacaggCTGCCGTTGCGCTGTTTTCACTCTCTACCTTATCattgtagaatgatgagcacgaggatgttgatgtgttgcTGTTAGTTGTTCCTAtttccagtctgattgggggtccattatgggttgcagttcgccgatgtccaagtatccgggtccatttgagccataagctcagaagagggtcagtgtcagctgctctcagggggaaagagcaactgacgaaagttaaTTTTACTTGCCTCATgtccaattttgttaaaaatatgAGTCTTTCACAACAATCATCCTTCTTGGTAGTAAAACAATATGCTAGTTGAACTCAAGCCTTTcgacaaccacagacaaacaaacgtaacacctagaactatttttgcaaaaattcatcGTCCAGTTCATACTATCGTCACCTTGCGgacatgtttcacgaaacactgagTTGTGCAAAAACGTCAGctgaaggcgctagtgtgaaacatcAAAGCAAGCTGCCACACAAAACATAAGTTTCTACATTAATTTCTAACAGAACCAGTCAGAAATGAATATAAAATCCATGTTtatttcaaacatggattccaTTTGCTTTAAATATGACGTTTATTTGGAACAGTTTTGCAGGTTCTTTCcaaaattgattcaggaatttattccggaattcctccaggattccaaaagaaaatACGTCCTGGATTCCCTCAAGAATAAGGTATTTGGATGTACTCAGCCATatacgtttgacggttctctacatttttttattcttaaccacttaacctaatttacagctcttttgtccactagtgcACTGCCTATAaccgcataattgtaacatttgcatattttgctgttATTTACttaatatcggggatcatcatcaaattactagtactttcgactacctgaataaaattttcaagtttgttctaggatttgtgaaataaacaccaagtcgttttgtctcattgaccatcATTAACCgatgtgaccgcataacagtcacactgggaaagCAGACTGGTTTTAATGCGTGACATCAATCATACTTAAGTCcgatttattttctgacaatagGTCCAGCATACAAGAAGTGCTGTAGAAGATCTTGTTGCTAAATAATTGattacgaattaaaaaaaaaaatgtttacgatTTCGGTTCATTCGCAtactatcaaaatttgcaattttGGGtcacattttctccaatgcctacttctgtcgaatgttactgttatgcggttatgggcagtgcactgcgtgagcaattccagttggcagctgcacttacactttttgtACCACGCCAAAATGCATTCTAtttttctactatatcgaacttgtttgtttttttttatacttgGATTTCTCCAAtggatccttccgggattcatccaagaatttcatccgggcttcctcaaagaactccttccgggatttctccgagaattccttctgatattcatcCGAGaactcctttcaagattcctccaggaactcctccggaatttctcctggaactactCCAGAACTCCTTCAtcaactcttcctgggattcctccggaacttTCTTCTAAAATGGTTGTTCTttgaaataactccagaagcgcATTCAGGAATTCAGATGTTCCTAATTGAGTCAtttaggatttactatggaatttctcaaggagtttttttttcatgagtactttataatttcttcaatgagtttctcatagaatttctacaggagttccttaaggaattcatccaacatATTTTCAAATCGTTTCTACGGTAGTTTTGTGTTGGGAAGTCCTTCCTGCGTTTTTCCCAACAATTCAGGGAttacatttctccaagaattctttctgggaatcccagaaaaaaaaaacctgaaggagcTTTTAgacgaatctcaaaaggaattgctgaatgatCATGTTATTCCAGGATTCCAAGAACTGTCacatttatttcagcaggatttctatgagaaatcccaaaaattacTTCTGGAAGAACCTAGAAGCAACTTCCAAAGAGTCCTTTTAGTGTTTTTATTTAATTTCGGATAAATCATGTTTAAATTTCTTGGACTTTTCAGTTTGTGAATgaggtttcttccggaattcttcctgggatttcgcaaggcattcctccaggaattcctcaaagcattcctctaggatttcatctaggaatttctccaaggactctctcaggaattcctcaaggaattacaccaggaattcatccaggaattgaatcaagaatttctccaggaattacttcagatatttctacaacaattgc contains:
- the LOC115255981 gene encoding uncharacterized protein LOC115255981 isoform X2, with amino-acid sequence MRAISVRNLQNIVKSSYCAYRYNFAEMATESTSDYKSASSVYDFTVKDGQGEDVSLDKYRGKVLLIVNIASKCGLTKGNYAELTELSQKYADKDFKILSFPCNQFGSQMPEKDGEEMVCHLRDAKAEVGDVFARVNVNGDDAAPLYKYLKHKQGGSLGNFIKWNFTKFLVDKNGVPVARFSPTTNPLDIVKDIDKLL
- the LOC115255981 gene encoding uncharacterized protein LOC115255981 isoform X1, which produces MIGRKSVIICGAVAVLSYCAYRYNFAEMATESTSDYKSASSVYDFTVKDGQGEDVSLDKYRGKVLLIVNIASKCGLTKGNYAELTELSQKYADKDFKILSFPCNQFGSQMPEKDGEEMVCHLRDAKAEVGDVFARVNVNGDDAAPLYKYLKHKQGGSLGNFIKWNFTKFLVDKNGVPVARFSPTTNPLDIVKDIDKLL